From the Pseudodesulfovibrio indicus genome, the window AGACCTCGGGGACGAACGCTTTCATCTCGTCGGTGAGGTTTTCGTTGTCCAGGCAGATGGCCGAAACGCCCAGCCCGACCAGGGCCGGGGTATTGGGCATGATGCGCACGACGGGGCAGCGGTTCCCGGTCCATTCCTCATAGGTGGACAGCGGAATGCCCGCGCAGATGGTGACCAGGCACTTGGACTTGTCCAGGAGCGGGGCCACCTCTTTGACCACGGGTTCTGCGTGCTGCGGCTTCACCGCCAGGACGATGTAGTCGCACGCCTTGGCGAGGTCGGTGGCGTTGTCGTGCACGATCAGTCCGTGCTCCTTGTGGAGCCGTTCGAGGTTGGCCTTGTTGAAGTCCGTCCCGTGCAGCTCGATGCCTTCGCCGGAGGCCAGCCCCTTGACGATGGCCGACCCCATATTGCCTACGCCTATGAACCCGAGTTTCTTAGTCATTATCCCACCAGCTCGTCGTCGTTGAAGAAGTATGCCACCTCGGTCTTGGCGGTGTCGGGACCGTCGGAACCGTGGCAGGAGTTGTTCTGGATGTCGATGCCGTACGCGGCGCGGATGGTGCCCTCCTCGGCGTTGGCCGGGTTGGTGGCGCCCATCAGCTTGCGGTAGTTCTCGATGGCGTTTTCGCCCTCAAGGCAGGAGACGACCACCGGTCCGGAGATCATGTAGTCCACCAGCTCGCCGAAGAAGGGGCGTTCCTTGTGTACCGCGTAGAACCCTTCGGCCTTGGCGCGGTCCATGTGGATCATCTTCATGCCCTTGATCTTCAGCCCGGAGTCGGTGATCATCTTCAGGATTTCGGCGATGAGACCGCGTTCGACCGCGTCCGGCTTGATGATGGAAAAGGTCTTTTCGATAGCCATTAAAGCCTCCATTTGTCTTTTTTGTCTTTCTTATACGTCTTGGCAGGAATTTGCCAGTTCGCGTTCCAAAGGCCCCGCACCGGGCCTAACTCAACAACATTCGGTCCGAGACCCCTTCGTCCCCGCGCAGCTTGGAGAAGCGGCGGAGCAGGTCTTCGACCTCGAGATTCTGTTTTTCCTCGCCCTCGATATCCAGGACGATCTCGCCGCGATGGAACATGATCAGCCGGTTACCCATGGAGATGGCCTGCTTCATGTTGTGGGTGACCATCAGCGTGGTCAGGTTCAGGGAGCTGACGATCTCCTCGGTCAGGTCCAGGACCATGCCCGCGGTCTTGGGGTCCAGGGCGGCGGTGTGCTCGTCCAGGAGCAGCAGCCGGGGGCGGACCAGCGTGGCCATGAGCATGGTCAGTGCCTGGCGCTGGCCGCCGGAGAGGAGCCCCGTGTGGGTCCTGAGCCGGTCTTCGAGGCCCAGCCCCAGGATGGACAGCTTTTCGCGGAAGAATTCGCGGTCGCGCTTTTTGACGCCCCAGCCCAGGCCGCGCCTGAGGCCGCGCTTGTTGGCCATGGCCAGGTTCTGCTCGATGGTCGCTCCGGCGCAGGTGCCGAGCAGCGGGTCCTGGAACACGCGCCCGATGAGCGCCGCGCGCTTGTGTTCCGGCCAGCGGGTGATGTCCGTGTCGTCCAGCACGATGCGGCCCGCATCCACCGGGAAGGACCCGGCCAGGGCGTTCAGGAAGGTGGACTTGCCCGCGCCGTTGGAGCCGATGATGGTGATGAAGTCGCCGTCGCGAACTTCGAGATTCACGTTGCTCAGGGCGGTCACTTCGTTGACGTCACCCTTGTTGAACGCCTTGGTGACCTGGGTGATGGAGATCATTTGGACCTCCCGGCAAGAAACTTGCGCTTCATCTTGGGCATGACCAGGGCGAAGACCACCAGGATGGCGGTGATCAGGTTCAGGTCGCTGGGGGTGATGGCGAAGGAGCCGAGCTTGAGGCCGAGCGCCAGGGCGATGGCGATGCGGTAGAGCACGGAGCCGAGCAGGGCGGCGATGAGCGCGCGGCCTATGGTCTTGTCGCCGAACACGGTCTCGCCGATGATCACCGAGGCCAGCCCGGCGATGATGGTGCCCACGCCCATGTTGACGTCCGCCGCGCCCTGGTTCTGGGCCACCAGCGCCCCGGAGGTGGCCACCAGCGCGTTGGACAGCCCCACGCCGAAGATGATGACGCTGTCGGTGTTCACGCCCTGGCTGGTGATCATCTGCATGTTGTCGCCGGTGGCCAGGAAGGCCAGGCCGAGCTCGGTGTGCAGGAACCAGATGAGCACGCCCACGGCCAGGAAACAGATGATGGCGAAGAGCACGGGAGAGGCGTGCTGCGGGAGCAGGCCGGAGAATCTGGTAAACCAGTCCACCACGGTCTCCTGGCCGAGCAGGGCCATGTTGGGCCGTCCCATGATGCGCAGGTTGATGGAATAGAGCGCGATCATTGTCAGGATGGAGGCCAGCAGGTGAAGGATCTTGAATTTGGTATTCAGGATGCCGGTGACCATGCCCGCCGCGAATCCCGCGCCGCAGGCCATGAACACCGCGACCAGCGGGGAGTATCCGGCGGTGATGGCCACGGCGGACACGGCAGCGCCGAGCGGCAGGCTGCCGTCCACGGTCAGGTCGGGAAAGTCGAGCACCCGGAAGGTGAGGTACACGCCGATGACCATCAGGCCGTAGGCGAATCCCTGTTCCAGGGCTCCGAAGAATGCGTAGAGAGTCATGTGCCGTTCCTAAGGGTTTACCGGGCGCCGGGCTTTGCGTCGGTCCCGGCGGACGCGACGAAAAAAGGCGCGTTGTAGGCAACGCGCCTTGTATCGTTTCTGGTCACGATTGGCAAATGCGTTTCGCGACTATTCGATGACCTTGGTCGCGCGGGCCACCAGAGATTCCGGCAGGGTCACGCCCATGGCCTGGGCAGCCTTGAGGTTCACGTGCAGGTTGAGGTCGTTGAGGAACTCGACGGGCATGGAGCCGGGGTTGGCCCCCTGCAGGATGCGGGCGACCATGTCGCCGGTCTGCAACCCCATCTTGTAGTAGTCCACGGCCACGGCGGCGATGGCGCCCCGCGCCACGGAGTCCACGTCGCCCACGACGAGCGGGAGCTTGTTGTCGGTGCAGACCTTTACGGCGGACTCGATGGCCGAGACGACCGTGTTGTCCGTGCCGATGTAAACCACGTCGCAACGGCCCACCAGGCTCTTGGCCGCCTGATACACGCCGCTGGAGTTGGCGATGGTCGCTTCCTCGACGCTCATGCCGACCTTGGCGGCCTCATCCTTGAGGGCCTTCAGGTTGGGCACGGAGTTGGGCTCGCCGGAGTTGTAGATGATGCCGATGGTCTTGGCAGCTGGCACGATCTCGCGGATCAGGGCCACGTGCTTGTCCATGGGCGAGAAGTCGGACATGCCGGTGATGTTGGTGCCGCCCGAGTTCTGGATGTCCTTGACCAGCCCGGCGGAGACCGGATCGGTGACGCCGGTGAAGACGATGGGGGTCTCCTTGATCTTCTGGGCGCAGGCCTGCGCGCCGGGGGTGGCGATGGCCAGGACCAGGTCGGGCTGCTCGCCCATGATCTGGCTCACGATCTGGGTGTTGGTGGCCATGTTGCCCTGGGCGATGTGCACGTTGTAGGTGAAATCAATGCCCTTT encodes:
- the ndk gene encoding nucleoside-diphosphate kinase; translated protein: MAIEKTFSIIKPDAVERGLIAEILKMITDSGLKIKGMKMIHMDRAKAEGFYAVHKERPFFGELVDYMISGPVVVSCLEGENAIENYRKLMGATNPANAEEGTIRAAYGIDIQNNSCHGSDGPDTAKTEVAYFFNDDELVG
- a CDS encoding ABC transporter substrate-binding protein, with the protein product MKRIFLFLTAALLVASTAFAGKTYVVSVTQIVEHPALDAMRNGVADRLKEKGIDFTYNVHIAQGNMATNTQIVSQIMGEQPDLVLAIATPGAQACAQKIKETPIVFTGVTDPVSAGLVKDIQNSGGTNITGMSDFSPMDKHVALIREIVPAAKTIGIIYNSGEPNSVPNLKALKDEAAKVGMSVEEATIANSSGVYQAAKSLVGRCDVVYIGTDNTVVSAIESAVKVCTDNKLPLVVGDVDSVARGAIAAVAVDYYKMGLQTGDMVARILQGANPGSMPVEFLNDLNLHVNLKAAQAMGVTLPESLVARATKVIE
- a CDS encoding ABC transporter permease, translating into MTLYAFFGALEQGFAYGLMVIGVYLTFRVLDFPDLTVDGSLPLGAAVSAVAITAGYSPLVAVFMACGAGFAAGMVTGILNTKFKILHLLASILTMIALYSINLRIMGRPNMALLGQETVVDWFTRFSGLLPQHASPVLFAIICFLAVGVLIWFLHTELGLAFLATGDNMQMITSQGVNTDSVIIFGVGLSNALVATSGALVAQNQGAADVNMGVGTIIAGLASVIIGETVFGDKTIGRALIAALLGSVLYRIAIALALGLKLGSFAITPSDLNLITAILVVFALVMPKMKRKFLAGRSK
- a CDS encoding ABC transporter ATP-binding protein, whose translation is MISITQVTKAFNKGDVNEVTALSNVNLEVRDGDFITIIGSNGAGKSTFLNALAGSFPVDAGRIVLDDTDITRWPEHKRAALIGRVFQDPLLGTCAGATIEQNLAMANKRGLRRGLGWGVKKRDREFFREKLSILGLGLEDRLRTHTGLLSGGQRQALTMLMATLVRPRLLLLDEHTAALDPKTAGMVLDLTEEIVSSLNLTTLMVTHNMKQAISMGNRLIMFHRGEIVLDIEGEEKQNLEVEDLLRRFSKLRGDEGVSDRMLLS
- the proC gene encoding pyrroline-5-carboxylate reductase; translated protein: MTKKLGFIGVGNMGSAIVKGLASGEGIELHGTDFNKANLERLHKEHGLIVHDNATDLAKACDYIVLAVKPQHAEPVVKEVAPLLDKSKCLVTICAGIPLSTYEEWTGNRCPVVRIMPNTPALVGLGVSAICLDNENLTDEMKAFVPEVFAAIGQTHILPEKLFDAFTGVIGSGPAYVFYFMEAMIESGVALGLTRPQTVEMVKGLFLGSATMADQSEHSVTELREMVTSPGGTTIRALMHFDRQALKGDIIDGVFESYYRSIELGEK